The Rhododendron vialii isolate Sample 1 chromosome 6a, ASM3025357v1 genome includes a window with the following:
- the LOC131330187 gene encoding E3 ubiquitin-protein ligase dbl4-like, translating into MFAGLIPGLNSVNWPDNEELSPQVAAILTSLLNLPSHKFLSTEAFSATNATLFAQSLCFSRREWSECRSFVLLIYFCIFIPIVVFAWFSGEEESDGGGEIAGESPETDDSPGSMRVFRNALFNANGGFVLPESYDPSESFCVICLEEKQNWRMFRSENCSHSFCYDCTSKHIEAKVQDNITVICCPEIGCKAELGFEACRNILSKDVIVRWDECLCMSLIPESHKVYCPFKDCSAMLVNDTGTTIGETECPSCRRLICAKCRVPWHTEFTCQEFERLGVEGEGREDVFVEELAKKKSWRKCPNCNMYVEKTEGCIHITCRCGYEFCYMCGSKWDKSHMDCRRGQESETSRNPPSPSPSPSRASSSSSIEFNFFFNPQSDPILVPPPPPLPVDDGEFRRPLSSFLSLNRP; encoded by the exons ATGTTTGCCGGCCTAATACCAGGTCTCAACTCCGTCAACTGGCCGGACAACGAAGAACTATCCCCTCAAGTTGCGGCAATTTTGACAAGCCTACTCAATCTACCAAGCCACAAATTCCTCTCAACCGAGGCCTTTTCCGCGACTAATGCAACTCTGTTTGCTCAATCCCTCTGCTTTTCCCGGCGAGAGTGGTCGGAGTGCCGCTCATTCGTCCTGTTGATTTACTTCTGTATATTTATCCCGATCGTTGTATTCGCGTGGTTCTCCGGTGAGGAGGAAAGCGATGGAGGGGGCGAAATCGCCGGAGAGTCGCCGGAAACTGATGATTCTCCGGGATCGATGCGTGTCTTCAGAAATG CACTTTTCAATGCAAATGGAGGTTTTGTTCTCCCGGAATCATACGACCCATCGGAGAGCTTCTGCGTAATTTGCTTggaagagaaacaaaattggCGAATGTTCAGAAGCGAAAACTGCTCTCACTCCTTTTGTTACGATTGCACAAGCAAACACATTGAAGCCAAGGTCCAAGACAACATCACAGTGATTTGTTGCCCTGAAATAGGTTGCAAAGCCGAGTTAGGCTTTGAAGCTTGTCGAAACATCCTCTCGAAAGATGTCATTGTTCGGTGGGACGAATGCCTATGCATGTCGCTGATTCCTGAATCCCACAAGGTGTATTGTCCTTTCAAGGACTGTTCAGCTATGCTAGTTAATGACACGGGAACGACGATAGGGGAGACAGAATGCCCTTCGTGTCGAAGACTAATCTGCGCCAAGTGTCGCGTTCCATGGCATACGGAGTTTACCTGCCAAGAGTTTGAGAGGCTTGGAGTAGAGGGGGAAGGGAGAGAAGATGTGTTCGTAGAGGAACTCGCGAAGAAGAAGAGTTGGAGGAAATGCCCTAACTGCAACATGTATGTGGAAAAAACTGAGGGGTGTATACACATTACTTGCAGGTGCGGTTATGAGTTCTGCTATATGTGTGGATCAAAATGGGATAAATCTCATATGGATTGCCGCCGAGGTCAAGAGTCTGAGACCTCCCGGaaccctccctctccctctccctctccctctcgcgcttcctcttcttcttctatagAGTTCAATTTCTTCTTTAACCCACAAAGTGACCCCATCCTAGTCCCACCCCCACCTCCACTCCCTGTTGATGACGGTGAATTCAGAAGACCATTgtcttccttcctctctctcaaccgCCCTTGA